One Solirubrobacter pauli DNA segment encodes these proteins:
- a CDS encoding COG4315 family predicted lipoprotein, with amino-acid sequence MRRSLLLLVPVIALLLGAAPASAAGTRITVASSEFGPMLWGPKRQAIYVFQRDRFKESRCTGACAEAWPPVYTTGKPVAGKGARSSLLGTIRRGNRRQVTYRGRPLYYYAHEQAGEVRCHDVNLHGGLWWVIGADGKRRP; translated from the coding sequence ATGAGACGCTCGCTCCTCCTGCTGGTGCCGGTCATCGCGCTGCTCCTCGGGGCGGCGCCGGCGTCGGCCGCGGGCACGCGCATCACCGTCGCGAGCTCGGAGTTCGGCCCGATGCTCTGGGGTCCGAAGCGGCAGGCGATCTACGTCTTCCAGCGCGACCGGTTCAAGGAGTCGCGCTGCACTGGCGCGTGCGCCGAGGCCTGGCCACCGGTCTACACCACCGGCAAGCCCGTCGCGGGCAAGGGCGCACGCTCCTCGCTGCTCGGCACGATCCGCCGCGGCAACCGGCGGCAGGTGACCTATCGCGGCCGGCCGCTGTACTACTACGCGCACGAGCAGGCGGGCGAGGTGCGCTGCCACGACGTGAACCTCCACGGCGGCCTGTGGTGGGTCATCGGCGCCGACGGCAAGCGCCGCCCCTGA
- a CDS encoding sigma-70 family RNA polymerase sigma factor, which yields MTHPTHPRSRRAEEHALFARLARERTPAARDAIVERFMPLARQIARRYLPAAELDDLEQVAAMGLVKAVDRFDPGRGLAFSSLAVPTIAGEVKRYLRDHAWSVRVPRDLQETYLHLDRATADLTAELGRAPTASELADRTNHTVEAVLEARQAVTARRAVSLDQPTTGDDGSESIGALFAVDEPAYETAEQAALLDGLLRSLCERDELILRLRFHEDLTQTEIGERVGLSQMHVSRVIRAAITQLQAAARG from the coding sequence TTGACGCACCCCACGCATCCCCGCAGCCGACGTGCCGAGGAGCACGCGCTGTTCGCGCGGCTCGCACGTGAGCGCACACCCGCCGCACGCGACGCGATCGTCGAGCGCTTCATGCCGCTCGCCCGCCAGATCGCGCGTCGCTACCTCCCGGCCGCCGAGCTCGACGACCTCGAGCAGGTGGCGGCGATGGGCCTTGTGAAAGCCGTCGACCGCTTCGACCCCGGTCGCGGGCTGGCCTTCTCGTCGCTCGCCGTCCCGACGATCGCCGGCGAGGTCAAGCGCTATCTGCGCGACCACGCCTGGTCGGTCCGCGTCCCGCGCGACCTGCAGGAGACCTACCTCCACCTCGACCGCGCGACGGCCGACCTGACGGCCGAGCTCGGCCGCGCACCGACGGCGAGCGAGCTGGCCGACCGCACGAACCACACGGTGGAGGCCGTCCTCGAGGCCCGTCAGGCCGTCACCGCCCGGCGCGCCGTCTCGCTCGACCAGCCGACGACCGGAGACGACGGCTCCGAGTCGATCGGCGCGCTGTTCGCCGTCGACGAACCCGCCTACGAGACCGCCGAGCAGGCCGCGCTGCTGGACGGCCTCCTCCGCTCCCTGTGCGAGCGCGACGAGCTCATCCTCCGCCTGCGCTTCCACGAGGACCTCACGCAGACCGAGATCGGCGAGCGCGTCGGCCTCTCGCAGATGCACGTCTCACGCGTGATCCGGGCCGCGATCACGCAGCTGCAGGCCGCGGCGCGGGGCTGA
- a CDS encoding SpoIIE family protein phosphatase, protein MTTTLAPGDRLVLCSDGVFDSGEGQAGLGQAGVAAAALRSERGSAADTVRQVHRAVLAATGDGLRDDATVVCLAVE, encoded by the coding sequence TTGACGACGACGCTCGCTCCCGGCGACCGGCTCGTGCTGTGCTCGGACGGGGTGTTCGACTCGGGCGAGGGCCAGGCGGGCCTCGGGCAAGCGGGCGTCGCGGCGGCGGCGCTGCGCTCCGAGCGCGGCTCCGCGGCCGACACGGTGCGCCAGGTGCACCGTGCCGTGCTCGCCGCCACGGGCGACGGGCTGCGCGACGACGCGACCGTCGTCTGCCTCGCCGTGGAGTGA
- a CDS encoding PP2C family protein-serine/threonine phosphatase: MPSNRADAERTRVRIIEASRRLLEQSPTAPVADVAAAAGVSRSTLYRHFPDRESLLRAAQAHRPREADEPSEHPLPPGHLGRERPVPLEGIHVFDVVAPPVLPEQLVAEAQRIADVPLALYVLDIDGSHLLRVAGPERLPERIEAPLAVGPELDSDGLSQLRAALADRPGIEVVPLWLRGRATGVMLTLGRPRRPLAEIARQAAAAITLADRYTDTFARGQRRKQPRAAAEIQQSLLPPRISRISGGEVAGNVLPSYEVAGDWFDIVENLDGVWITLADGLGPSTRAAASSAVALGALRASRRSGGTAQDALMLMHRTLREMPGPAAEMTALVARWDPATFLLEVVNCGHLPPMVIPPAARSRRSTSRSAAGSAAARARVLPS; the protein is encoded by the coding sequence ATGCCCTCCAACCGCGCCGACGCGGAACGCACCCGCGTGCGGATCATCGAGGCGAGCCGTCGGCTGCTCGAGCAGTCGCCGACCGCGCCCGTCGCCGACGTGGCGGCCGCCGCCGGAGTCTCGCGCTCGACGCTGTACCGGCACTTCCCGGACCGCGAGAGCCTGCTGCGCGCCGCGCAGGCGCACCGTCCGCGCGAGGCGGACGAGCCGTCCGAGCATCCGCTGCCGCCCGGGCACCTGGGTCGCGAGCGCCCGGTGCCGCTGGAGGGCATCCACGTGTTCGACGTCGTCGCCCCGCCGGTGCTGCCCGAGCAGCTGGTGGCGGAGGCGCAGCGGATCGCCGACGTGCCGCTCGCGCTGTACGTGCTCGACATCGACGGCTCGCACCTGCTGCGGGTGGCCGGGCCGGAGCGGCTGCCCGAGCGGATCGAGGCGCCGCTCGCGGTCGGCCCGGAGCTCGACTCCGACGGACTGTCGCAGCTGCGCGCGGCGCTGGCGGATCGCCCGGGGATCGAGGTGGTACCGCTGTGGCTGCGCGGGCGGGCGACGGGTGTGATGCTCACGCTCGGCCGGCCGCGCCGGCCGCTCGCGGAGATCGCGCGCCAGGCGGCCGCCGCGATCACGCTCGCCGACCGCTACACGGACACGTTCGCGCGCGGGCAGCGGCGCAAGCAGCCGCGAGCCGCGGCGGAGATCCAGCAGAGCCTGCTGCCGCCGCGCATCTCGCGCATCTCCGGCGGCGAGGTGGCCGGGAACGTGCTGCCGAGCTACGAGGTGGCCGGCGACTGGTTCGACATCGTCGAGAACCTGGACGGCGTGTGGATCACGCTCGCCGACGGGCTCGGGCCGAGCACGCGCGCCGCGGCCAGCAGCGCGGTCGCGCTCGGGGCGCTGCGGGCGAGCCGCCGCAGCGGCGGGACGGCGCAGGACGCGCTGATGCTCATGCACCGCACGCTGCGCGAGATGCCCGGCCCCGCGGCGGAGATGACCGCGCTCGTCGCGCGCTGGGACCCCGCCACGTTCCTGCTGGAGGTCGTCAACTGCGGGCACCTCCCGCCGATGGTGATCCCGCCAGCCGCGAGGTCGAGACGCTCGACATCGCGGTCCGCCGCGGGCTCGGCGGCCGCGCGAGCCCGCGTCCTTCCGAGTTGA
- a CDS encoding serine hydrolase domain-containing protein: MRRRWRIPVAAATTLLVMAVGAVWWRSRPPAFRPPASVSALAREIDRTVPASLRAHRVPGASVAVVHRGRVVWTGAYGAADERTPMRPDTVMQVASVSKTVAAYALVRLAGAGTLPLDAPIERFTGTWRLPASRFDARAVTLRRLLSHTAGLNVDGYPGLAPDVPVPSTRASLDGASGVGKVRIVDEPGSGWRYSGGGYTVAQLAAETATGRPFAEIVEREVLRPAEMTRTGFTCDGVARGHDGTGAPVPRYRFAEQAAGGLCSTAPDLARFSALLMRGGPVAHAMGVPAAATDGSYGLGLHTERTRDGGRRLWHDGSNRGWRSRIEVFPDDGWALVVLTNGDHGNDVIADVRRLILR, encoded by the coding sequence GTGCGGCGGCGGTGGCGCATCCCGGTGGCGGCGGCGACCACGCTGCTCGTCATGGCCGTGGGCGCGGTCTGGTGGCGCTCGCGCCCGCCCGCCTTCCGGCCGCCGGCGAGCGTCTCGGCGCTGGCCCGCGAGATCGACCGCACCGTGCCCGCGTCCCTGCGTGCGCACCGGGTCCCCGGCGCGTCCGTCGCGGTCGTCCACCGGGGCCGCGTGGTCTGGACCGGCGCCTACGGAGCGGCCGACGAGCGCACCCCGATGCGCCCGGACACCGTAATGCAGGTCGCGTCGGTGTCGAAGACCGTGGCGGCGTACGCGCTCGTGCGCCTCGCGGGTGCCGGCACGCTGCCGCTGGACGCGCCGATCGAGCGCTTCACCGGCACCTGGCGCCTGCCGGCGTCGCGGTTCGACGCGCGTGCGGTGACGCTGCGGCGGCTGCTCAGCCACACGGCCGGCCTGAACGTGGACGGCTATCCCGGGCTGGCGCCGGACGTTCCGGTGCCCTCGACCCGGGCGTCGCTGGACGGCGCGTCGGGCGTGGGGAAGGTGCGCATCGTCGACGAGCCCGGAAGCGGCTGGCGCTACTCGGGCGGCGGCTACACGGTCGCGCAGCTCGCGGCCGAGACGGCGACCGGCCGGCCGTTCGCGGAGATCGTCGAGCGCGAGGTGCTGCGCCCGGCGGAGATGACGCGCACCGGCTTCACCTGCGACGGCGTCGCTCGCGGCCACGACGGCACGGGTGCGCCCGTGCCGCGCTACCGGTTCGCCGAGCAGGCGGCCGGCGGCCTGTGCTCCACGGCCCCCGACCTCGCGCGCTTCTCGGCGCTGCTGATGCGCGGCGGACCGGTCGCGCACGCCATGGGCGTGCCCGCCGCCGCGACGGACGGGAGCTACGGCCTGGGCCTGCACACCGAGCGCACGCGCGACGGCGGGCGCCGGCTGTGGCACGACGGCTCCAATCGCGGCTGGCGCTCGCGCATCGAGGTCTTCCCGGACGACGGCTGGGCGCTCGTCGTGCTCACCAACGGCGACCACGGGAACGACGTCATCGCCGACGTGCGGCGGCTGATCCTCCGCTGA
- a CDS encoding M15 family metallopeptidase, which produces MRLRLLLATALLAVAVPAGPAVGQTPTAPPGAYVDLHDAAPTIVIEMRYRTTHNFLGRRVPGYRESTCILTRQAAEALARVQAQVAADGYTLKVYDCYRPQRSVDAFVAWAKDLDDTRMRAEFYPRVRKSRLFKDGYIAEQSGHSRGSTVDLTLVRTPPRRQETYTRGDRLRDCTAKARFRDNSLDMGTGYDCFDPLSHTFNGRVKGKQRANRLRLRAPMIAAGFKGLKEEWWHFTLRDEPFPETFFDFPVERAAL; this is translated from the coding sequence ATGCGCCTTCGTCTTCTGCTCGCCACCGCGCTGCTCGCCGTGGCCGTGCCCGCAGGCCCGGCCGTGGGCCAGACGCCGACCGCGCCGCCCGGCGCCTACGTCGACCTGCACGACGCGGCGCCGACGATCGTGATCGAGATGCGGTACCGGACCACGCACAACTTCCTGGGCCGGCGGGTGCCCGGCTACCGCGAGAGCACGTGCATCCTCACCCGGCAGGCGGCCGAGGCGCTCGCACGCGTGCAGGCGCAGGTGGCCGCGGACGGGTACACGCTCAAGGTCTACGACTGCTACCGGCCGCAGCGGTCGGTGGACGCGTTCGTCGCCTGGGCGAAGGACCTCGACGACACGCGCATGCGGGCCGAGTTCTACCCGCGCGTGCGCAAGAGCCGGCTGTTCAAGGACGGCTACATCGCGGAGCAGTCGGGGCATAGCCGCGGCAGCACCGTCGACCTGACGCTCGTGCGCACACCGCCGCGGCGGCAGGAGACGTACACGCGCGGCGACCGCCTGCGCGACTGCACGGCGAAGGCGCGCTTCCGCGACAACTCGCTCGACATGGGCACCGGCTACGACTGCTTCGACCCGCTCTCGCACACGTTCAACGGGCGCGTGAAGGGCAAGCAGCGGGCGAACCGCCTGCGGCTCCGCGCCCCGATGATCGCGGCCGGCTTCAAGGGCCTCAAAGAGGAGTGGTGGCACTTCACGCTGCGCGACGAGCCGTTCCCGGAGACCTTCTTCGACTTCCCGGTCGAGCGCGCGGCGCTGTAG
- a CDS encoding RNA polymerase sigma factor, whose product MDDRATDEQLLVAAREDADAFARFYRLHAGALLGFLVRRLRDPELAADVCAETFAVALLDVHRFDPERGPATAWLYGIARHKLADALRRGRAEDRARRRLGIPRLELTDEAIERVEALAGVDAARLDAVFGALPEAQQEAVRARVLHEHSYAEIAAAQHTTEANVRQRVKRGLARLRRDLQEDPR is encoded by the coding sequence ATGGATGATCGAGCCACCGACGAGCAGCTGCTGGTCGCCGCGCGGGAGGACGCCGACGCGTTCGCGCGCTTCTATCGCCTTCACGCGGGCGCGCTGCTCGGGTTCCTGGTGCGCAGGCTGCGCGATCCGGAGCTGGCCGCGGACGTGTGCGCCGAGACGTTCGCCGTCGCGCTGCTGGACGTGCACCGCTTCGACCCCGAGCGCGGCCCGGCCACCGCGTGGCTGTACGGCATCGCGCGGCACAAGCTGGCCGACGCGCTCCGCCGGGGCCGGGCGGAGGACCGCGCGCGCCGGCGCCTCGGCATTCCGCGGCTGGAGCTGACCGACGAGGCGATCGAGCGGGTCGAGGCGCTCGCCGGCGTCGACGCCGCGCGCCTGGACGCCGTCTTCGGCGCCCTTCCCGAGGCGCAGCAGGAAGCCGTCCGCGCGCGCGTCCTGCACGAGCACAGCTACGCCGAGATCGCGGCGGCGCAGCACACGACCGAGGCCAACGTCCGCCAGCGCGTCAAGCGCGGGCTCGCCCGGCTCCGCCGCGACCTGCAGGAGGACCCCCGATGA
- a CDS encoding aldo/keto reductase → MKTREIGNDTVGRERVGAIGLGLMTFDQTGTQPREQLAATVRAAVDAGVRLFDTADAYGPGDELGAKAQGENEQLIAGLLDELGLRSEVFLATKGGHTRTDGGGWDTDSSPEHLRAAVDASLQRLGVDQIALWQHHRPDPKRDYAEVVGTLKEISDSGKVRMVGLSNANPDQIRLAHSVLGPALVSVQNEFSPAFRSSRPEIDVCEELGLAFLPWSPLGGLTSAKGLADKHPAFKAVADDHGVSAQQVALAWELAQSECVIPIPGAKRPQSITDSAAAADLELSPDELAALDAG, encoded by the coding sequence ATGAAGACTCGAGAGATCGGCAACGACACCGTCGGCCGGGAGCGCGTGGGCGCGATCGGCCTCGGCCTGATGACGTTCGACCAGACCGGCACGCAGCCCCGCGAGCAGCTCGCGGCGACCGTCCGCGCGGCCGTCGACGCGGGCGTGCGCCTCTTCGACACCGCCGACGCCTACGGCCCCGGGGACGAGCTCGGCGCCAAGGCGCAGGGCGAGAACGAGCAGCTGATCGCCGGCCTGCTCGACGAGCTCGGCCTGCGCTCGGAGGTGTTCCTCGCCACCAAGGGCGGCCATACCCGGACCGACGGCGGCGGCTGGGACACCGACAGCTCGCCGGAGCACCTGCGGGCGGCGGTCGACGCGTCGCTGCAGCGGCTGGGCGTCGACCAGATCGCGCTCTGGCAGCACCACCGTCCCGACCCCAAGCGCGACTACGCCGAGGTCGTCGGGACGTTGAAGGAGATCTCCGACTCCGGCAAGGTCCGGATGGTCGGGCTCTCGAACGCCAACCCCGACCAGATCCGCCTCGCGCACTCGGTCCTCGGCCCTGCGCTCGTGAGCGTCCAGAACGAGTTCTCGCCCGCCTTCCGCTCGAGCCGGCCCGAGATCGACGTGTGCGAGGAGCTCGGCCTCGCCTTCCTGCCCTGGTCGCCGCTCGGCGGGCTCACCAGCGCCAAAGGCCTGGCCGACAAGCACCCCGCGTTCAAGGCGGTCGCCGACGACCACGGCGTCAGCGCCCAGCAGGTCGCGCTCGCGTGGGAGCTCGCCCAGTCCGAGTGCGTGATCCCGATCCCCGGGGCCAAGCGCCCGCAGTCGATCACGGACTCAGCGGCCGCCGCCGACCTCGAGCTCTCGCCCGACGAGCTCGCGGCCCTGGACGCGGGCTGA
- a CDS encoding exodeoxyribonuclease III, with protein sequence MRIATWNVNSVKQRVPRLLPWLDERKPDVVCLQETKLTDDAFGELLDEELEQRGYAVAAHGESAWNGVAILSRVGLDDVVRGIPDGPGFPHQEARAITATTGGIRTTCVYVPNGRSPGSDHYAYKLEWLAALRDMVAAGPDAAVVLGDMNIAPTDEDVFDPEAYVDQTHVTPPERAALTALQEAKGLRDVVRERWPEERVFTYWDYRAGMFHKDLGMRIDLILASEPVAERRAAAWVDRQARKGSGPSDHAPVILDLDEAPDGDIGPMIPPPSAKPARRGSHKLPQAP encoded by the coding sequence GTGCGAATCGCGACCTGGAACGTGAACTCGGTCAAGCAGCGCGTCCCCCGGCTGCTGCCGTGGCTGGACGAGCGCAAGCCCGACGTGGTGTGCCTGCAGGAGACGAAGCTGACCGACGACGCGTTCGGCGAGCTGCTGGACGAGGAGCTCGAGCAGCGCGGCTACGCAGTCGCGGCGCACGGCGAGTCGGCGTGGAACGGCGTCGCGATCCTCAGCCGGGTCGGGCTCGACGACGTCGTCCGTGGCATCCCGGACGGACCGGGCTTCCCGCACCAGGAGGCGCGGGCGATCACGGCGACGACCGGCGGCATCCGCACGACGTGCGTGTACGTGCCCAACGGCCGGTCGCCCGGCTCCGACCACTACGCGTACAAGCTCGAGTGGCTCGCCGCGCTGCGGGACATGGTCGCCGCCGGCCCGGACGCCGCGGTCGTGCTCGGCGACATGAACATCGCACCCACCGACGAGGACGTCTTCGACCCCGAGGCGTACGTCGACCAGACGCACGTCACCCCGCCGGAGCGCGCGGCGCTGACCGCGCTGCAGGAGGCCAAGGGGCTGCGTGACGTCGTCCGCGAGCGCTGGCCCGAGGAGCGCGTCTTCACCTACTGGGACTACCGGGCGGGCATGTTCCACAAGGACCTGGGCATGCGGATCGACCTGATCCTCGCGAGCGAGCCGGTCGCCGAGCGGCGCGCGGCGGCATGGGTCGACCGGCAGGCGCGCAAGGGGTCAGGGCCGAGCGATCACGCGCCGGTGATCCTCGACCTGGACGAGGCGCCGGACGGGGACATCGGGCCGATGATCCCGCCGCCGTCGGCCAAGCCCGCGCGGCGCGGGTCGCACAAGCTGCCGCAGGCACCCTGA
- a CDS encoding universal stress protein gives MTERHVLIAYDGSAHAGTAVRAAAGLFPEARASIATVPRDPLTRAANAFAMAAAASPVVVDQTVAQLAREAREDADETAGQGVEQARALGLVAEPVAIQPTAPAWTALLDAAHAVGADVLVCGTRGRGAIARALLGSTSTSLLHNTTLPLLLVPDDDVRLDGPVVVAYDGSDGANGAIGAVARLLARRTVVVHAWEPVHHRALGHRALDAGPIDDVPAMLLELHRALADDAAETTERGVQVARAAGLDAVGDTVEADEGTWRAVVSAARAHDAAVVATGTRGLGAARSVLLGSVSSGLVQNAVLPVLVVPGAP, from the coding sequence ATGACCGAGCGTCACGTCCTGATCGCCTACGACGGCTCAGCGCACGCGGGCACCGCGGTCCGTGCGGCCGCAGGGCTCTTTCCCGAGGCGCGCGCCTCGATCGCGACGGTGCCGAGGGACCCGCTGACACGGGCCGCGAACGCGTTCGCGATGGCGGCTGCCGCCTCGCCCGTGGTGGTGGACCAGACCGTTGCGCAGCTCGCCCGGGAGGCACGCGAGGACGCCGACGAGACGGCCGGGCAAGGCGTCGAGCAGGCGCGGGCGCTCGGGCTCGTCGCCGAGCCCGTGGCGATCCAGCCGACGGCGCCCGCGTGGACCGCGCTGCTCGACGCCGCGCACGCCGTCGGCGCCGACGTCCTCGTCTGCGGGACGCGCGGGCGCGGCGCGATCGCCCGCGCGCTCTTGGGCTCCACGTCCACGAGCCTGCTGCACAACACGACGCTGCCGCTGCTGCTCGTGCCCGACGACGACGTGCGCCTCGACGGGCCGGTGGTGGTGGCCTACGACGGCTCGGACGGAGCCAACGGCGCGATCGGCGCGGTGGCCCGTCTGCTCGCGCGCCGCACGGTCGTCGTGCACGCGTGGGAGCCGGTGCACCACCGCGCGCTCGGGCACCGCGCGCTCGATGCCGGGCCGATCGACGACGTCCCGGCCATGCTGCTGGAGCTGCACCGCGCGCTGGCCGACGACGCGGCCGAGACGACCGAGCGGGGAGTGCAGGTGGCCCGCGCCGCAGGACTCGACGCCGTGGGGGACACGGTGGAGGCGGACGAGGGCACGTGGCGGGCCGTCGTGTCCGCCGCGCGTGCGCACGACGCCGCCGTCGTCGCCACCGGCACGCGCGGGCTGGGCGCGGCGCGCTCGGTCCTGCTCGGGTCCGTCTCCTCGGGGCTGGTGCAGAACGCCGTGCTCCCGGTCCTGGTGGTGCCGGGCGCGCCCTGA
- a CDS encoding CHASE2 domain-containing protein has translation MTRARLVVLAGLLAAALAVAALLSGTLAGPESRTVDQRFHWRGVGPATDVAVIGVDDVTFSELGRPWPLPRSLYADAVDRLRKAGAREIVLDIQFTEPTEEREDMALYDAIDRAGGAVLATSESDGRGGTNVLGGDENLRAIGAQAGAGNLPDEREGVLRRFGRSVAGLETLAVVVAKRRGDRVDADGFPDDGALIDFYGPPGTVPTYSLSALLDGKVNAAALRGRTVVIGATAPTVQDVHVTAVSDAPMSGPEIQANAISTLLRGLPLRTAPGWLGALVTALLAFAVPLLALRVRPLIAALAAPLVGVAYVGLAQLVFLTGTVLPVSAPLLGLAVSAVAVVAVSHLLETRARRRMGDRNVELRQEVADAELEIIERLGHAVESRDEETGDHIDRIGGLAFRLGLAAGLDLETAERLRRASAMHDVGKVAIPDSILRKPGRLTDEERAVMQTHTTVGASLLAGSRSPLVQMAEVIALTHHERWDGKGYPAGLSGEDIPLVGRITAVCDVFDALVSPRVYKRAWPVEDALAEIEKDAGHHFDPELAALFLALQRDTAAAPRRLSETETPERAVARA, from the coding sequence ATGACCCGCGCCCGGCTCGTCGTCCTCGCGGGGCTGCTGGCCGCGGCGCTGGCCGTCGCCGCGCTGCTGAGCGGCACGCTCGCGGGCCCGGAGAGCCGGACCGTCGACCAGCGCTTCCACTGGCGCGGCGTGGGGCCGGCCACGGACGTCGCGGTGATCGGCGTCGATGACGTGACGTTCTCAGAGCTCGGCCGGCCGTGGCCCCTCCCGCGCTCGCTCTACGCCGACGCCGTCGACCGGCTCCGCAAGGCGGGCGCGCGCGAGATCGTCCTCGACATCCAGTTCACCGAGCCGACCGAGGAGCGCGAGGACATGGCGCTCTACGACGCGATCGACCGCGCCGGCGGCGCCGTCCTCGCGACGAGCGAAAGCGACGGGCGCGGCGGGACGAACGTGCTCGGTGGCGACGAGAACCTGCGCGCCATCGGCGCCCAGGCCGGCGCGGGCAACCTGCCGGACGAGCGCGAAGGCGTGCTGCGCCGCTTCGGGCGCTCGGTCGCGGGGCTCGAGACGCTGGCGGTCGTGGTCGCCAAGCGCCGCGGTGACCGGGTGGACGCCGACGGCTTCCCGGACGACGGCGCGCTGATCGACTTCTACGGCCCACCCGGGACCGTCCCGACCTACTCGCTCTCGGCACTGCTGGACGGCAAGGTCAACGCCGCCGCGCTGCGCGGCCGGACCGTCGTCATCGGCGCGACCGCCCCGACCGTGCAGGACGTCCACGTGACCGCGGTGAGCGACGCGCCGATGTCCGGCCCGGAGATCCAGGCCAACGCGATCTCGACGTTGCTGCGAGGCCTGCCGCTGCGCACCGCGCCCGGCTGGCTGGGTGCGCTCGTCACCGCGCTGCTGGCGTTCGCCGTGCCGCTGCTCGCGTTGCGCGTCCGGCCGCTGATCGCCGCGCTGGCCGCGCCGCTGGTCGGCGTCGCGTACGTGGGGCTCGCCCAGCTCGTGTTCCTGACCGGCACGGTGCTGCCGGTGAGCGCGCCCCTGCTCGGACTGGCGGTGTCCGCCGTGGCGGTGGTCGCCGTCTCACACCTGCTCGAGACGCGTGCCCGCCGGCGGATGGGCGACCGCAACGTCGAGCTGCGCCAGGAGGTGGCGGACGCCGAGCTGGAGATCATCGAGCGGCTGGGGCATGCGGTCGAGTCACGCGACGAGGAGACCGGCGACCACATCGACCGGATCGGTGGCCTCGCCTTCCGCCTCGGGCTCGCCGCGGGCCTGGACCTCGAGACCGCCGAGCGGCTGCGCCGCGCGAGCGCCATGCACGACGTCGGCAAGGTCGCGATCCCCGACAGCATCCTGCGCAAGCCCGGGCGCCTGACCGACGAGGAGCGCGCCGTCATGCAGACGCACACCACGGTCGGCGCCTCGCTGCTCGCCGGCTCACGCTCGCCGCTGGTGCAGATGGCCGAGGTGATCGCGCTGACGCACCACGAGCGCTGGGACGGCAAGGGCTACCCCGCGGGCCTGTCCGGCGAGGACATCCCGCTGGTCGGCCGGATCACCGCGGTCTGCGACGTGTTCGACGCCCTCGTGTCGCCGCGCGTCTACAAGCGCGCGTGGCCGGTCGAGGACGCGCTCGCGGAGATCGAGAAGGACGCCGGGCACCACTTCGACCCGGAGCTGGCCGCGCTGTTCCTGGCGCTGCAGCGCGACACCGCGGCCGCCCCGAGGCGCCTCAGCGAGACGGAGACGCCCGAGCGCGCGGTCGCCCGGGCCTGA